A segment of the Flavobacteriales bacterium genome:
CTTACGGCCGTGGGTGGCCATGGCGATCATATCCGCATCGATGCTTCGGCTGAAATTCAGGATGCCCTCCTCGATGCTCAGGTCGTTATAGATGGTTGCTGTGTACTTCGAGAGCTCATGGCGCTGCAAGAAGGCATCCATCGCCAAGGTGCTATCCTCGCTCCGCTCGAACGCCTTGGGCGTATTAACCTTGAGCAGGTGGATGCGCGGGTTCCAGATATCGATAATGGGCCTGAAGGCCTCGAATTTCTCTACATCGGCCGGGCTGAAATTGCTGGCGAAGACCAGGTCGTCCACGCGGAACTCATCGGCATGCTGCTTGATCACCAGCACGGGCATGGGCGCCATACGCACGATGCGCTGGGTATTGGAGCCAACGATCCCGCGCAGGCCGGTTGCGCCGTGAGAGCCCATCACGATCAGATCGGCAGCGGCGATGCGATCGTTACGGAACATCTCCGTGAGCCCGAGCTGGCGCAGCATGAATTTCTTCAGCTCAAGGCCTTCAAGGAAGGGCAACTCCGGGACCCGGTCGAGCCGGGCCTCGATGTCTTCGCGGAGCTTCTGGTTCTCCGGATGGAAATCGGTCATCTGCTCATACACGTGCACCACATCGATGCACGCCCCGGTGAGGCGGGCCAAGGTGGCAGCCACGCGCAGCGCGTCAGTGGCGCATTCGGAGAAATCATAGGGGACGACGATCGTGCGGATGCTCATGGTGCTGAAGAATGGGCCGCTGAAAGATATGCGGCGGATGGATGCGCAAGACTCGCTTCCGTCAGCCGGTTACTTTCGCCCCGATGCAGGCCGCACCGACTTTCCGGGTGGATGCCACGGACA
Coding sequences within it:
- a CDS encoding universal stress protein, giving the protein MSIRTIVVPYDFSECATDALRVAATLARLTGACIDVVHVYEQMTDFHPENQKLREDIEARLDRVPELPFLEGLELKKFMLRQLGLTEMFRNDRIAAADLIVMGSHGATGLRGIVGSNTQRIVRMAPMPVLVIKQHADEFRVDDLVFASNFSPADVEKFEAFRPIIDIWNPRIHLLKVNTPKAFERSEDSTLAMDAFLQRHELSKYTATIYNDLSIEEGILNFSRSIDADMIAMATHGRKGFFQVVNGSLTEDIVNHTTFPVLSVKL